A window of the Bacillus sp. A301a_S52 genome harbors these coding sequences:
- the rhaD gene encoding rhamnulose-1-phosphate aldolase — translation MKMTNTAEKTILSANFMQDMIKTTANLYRLGWDERNGGNISYLLKEQEVAAFTDVTKTIKTIPLNFKIPDLSHYYFLVTGSGKYFKNIMDEPEENLGIIRINEAGETADVIWGFSHDTLPTSELPTHLMAHKGRLERDANHRVVMHTHATHMIGMTFTHTLIEKEFTRTLWKMCTECIVVFPEGIGIIPWMIPGTNEIGKATAAKMSDVRLVVWPHHGVFGTGNTMDEAFGLIETAEKAAEIYSLADGKIKQTITDRQLYDLAQTFDVKPREGYLKVN, via the coding sequence ATGAAAATGACTAATACAGCAGAGAAGACGATACTAAGTGCTAACTTTATGCAAGACATGATAAAAACGACTGCAAATCTTTATAGATTAGGCTGGGACGAACGTAACGGAGGGAACATCAGCTATCTTTTAAAGGAGCAAGAAGTAGCTGCTTTTACAGATGTTACTAAAACGATTAAAACCATTCCGCTAAATTTTAAGATTCCTGATCTTAGTCATTACTATTTTCTAGTAACGGGGTCAGGCAAATATTTTAAAAATATAATGGATGAACCTGAAGAAAACCTAGGTATCATTCGTATAAATGAGGCAGGAGAAACTGCGGATGTCATTTGGGGATTTAGTCATGACACCTTACCCACCAGTGAATTACCAACACATTTAATGGCACATAAAGGAAGGTTAGAAAGGGATGCCAACCATCGTGTCGTTATGCATACACATGCTACACACATGATTGGGATGACGTTTACGCATACCTTAATAGAAAAGGAGTTTACGAGAACATTATGGAAAATGTGTACAGAGTGTATCGTTGTCTTTCCCGAAGGTATCGGAATAATTCCTTGGATGATTCCAGGAACAAATGAGATTGGCAAAGCTACTGCTGCCAAAATGTCTGATGTTCGTCTTGTCGTTTGGCCGCACCACGGTGTATTCGGGACGGGCAATACCATGGATGAAGCATTCGGATTAATAGAGACAGCTGAAAAAGCCGCGGAAATTTATTCTCTCGCAGATGGGAAAATCAAGCAAACAATTACAGACCGGCAATTATACGATTTGGCTCAAACGTTTGATGTAAAGCCTAGAGAAGGTTATTTAAAAGTGAATTAA
- a CDS encoding iron-containing alcohol dehydrogenase: MMGKVFHVPETNLVGCGCLAELGVYISELNVKKALIVTDSTLSKNGVVDKVIDVLDEANIAYTVFDHVKPNPTVQNVSDGVTRYKDANCDFIVSVGGGSPQDAAKGIGLMITNGGDLRDYEGVGKTTYKSVPLVAVNTTAGTSAEYTINYVITDEERHVKMVMVDKNSLVKISVNDPELMIGKPAHLTAATGMDALTHAIEAVVTPGAYTVTDATALAAVETIFNYLPRAVANGEDIEAREQMVYAMLLAGMAFNNAGLGYVHAMSHQLGGVYDLPHGVCNAMLLPIVEKENAERHPDKFPLIAKAAGINTEGKTPAQCAEDVIDKIKALSQEVGIPTRLSELGIKSVELNLLAENAMKDACASGNPFIPTKQEVIDMFKEII, translated from the coding sequence ATAATGGGGAAAGTATTTCATGTACCTGAAACAAATTTAGTGGGATGTGGCTGTTTAGCGGAATTAGGAGTATATATATCCGAATTGAACGTAAAGAAAGCATTAATTGTAACGGATTCTACGCTTTCAAAAAATGGTGTTGTTGATAAAGTCATTGACGTATTAGATGAGGCTAATATAGCTTATACCGTATTTGATCATGTTAAACCTAATCCAACTGTTCAAAATGTGTCTGATGGTGTAACTCGTTATAAAGACGCAAACTGTGATTTTATTGTATCAGTTGGAGGGGGATCTCCACAGGATGCGGCAAAAGGGATTGGCTTAATGATAACGAACGGTGGGGATTTACGAGATTATGAAGGTGTAGGAAAAACAACATATAAATCTGTTCCTCTTGTAGCAGTCAATACGACTGCTGGCACGTCAGCAGAATATACAATAAATTACGTTATTACAGATGAAGAGCGGCACGTTAAGATGGTGATGGTCGATAAAAATAGTCTTGTAAAAATCTCGGTTAATGATCCAGAATTGATGATCGGTAAACCTGCCCATTTAACTGCAGCTACAGGTATGGATGCGCTCACACATGCTATTGAAGCAGTGGTGACCCCAGGTGCCTATACGGTAACGGATGCTACTGCGTTGGCTGCGGTGGAAACCATCTTTAACTATTTACCACGAGCAGTGGCAAATGGCGAAGATATAGAAGCACGCGAGCAAATGGTATATGCCATGCTTCTAGCGGGTATGGCATTCAACAATGCTGGGTTAGGCTATGTGCATGCTATGTCCCATCAGCTTGGTGGTGTCTATGATTTACCACACGGTGTATGCAATGCCATGCTTCTACCGATAGTTGAGAAGGAGAATGCGGAACGGCATCCAGATAAATTCCCGTTAATTGCGAAAGCTGCGGGTATTAATACTGAAGGAAAGACACCTGCCCAGTGTGCAGAAGATGTGATTGATAAAATAAAAGCTTTGTCTCAAGAAGTGGGCATCCCTACAAGGTTATCAGAATTAGGAATAAAAAGTGTAGAACTCAACCTTCTCGCGGAAAATGCTATGAAAGATGCTTGTGCATCAGGGAATCCTTTCATCCCTACAAAACAGGAAGTCATCGACATGTTTAAAGAAATAATTTAA
- the kduD gene encoding 2-dehydro-3-deoxy-D-gluconate 5-dehydrogenase KduD, protein MKDKFSLEGKTAVVTGATRGLGQGMALGLAEAGADIIGISYLPQEETQKEVEALGRQFFDINADLSIQDDLASVVEDAISKTGKVDILVNNAGIIRRELAENFTDKDWDDVVNVNLNAVFRLSRDFGKHMIGNGFGRIVNVASMLSFQGGLKVPSYSATKHGVAGLTKSFANEWGSKGINVNAIAPGYMVTDNTAPLRADKGRSDYITSRIPKGEWGTPEDLKGPVVFLASEAGSYVNGHILCVDGGWMSS, encoded by the coding sequence ATGAAAGATAAATTTTCATTGGAAGGCAAAACAGCTGTGGTGACTGGTGCTACAAGAGGTTTAGGGCAAGGTATGGCTCTTGGTTTAGCAGAAGCAGGAGCGGATATTATCGGTATTAGTTACCTACCACAAGAAGAGACTCAAAAGGAGGTCGAAGCACTAGGTCGTCAATTTTTTGATATAAATGCAGATTTATCGATTCAAGACGATTTGGCTTCAGTGGTGGAAGATGCGATTTCTAAAACGGGAAAAGTTGACATCCTCGTTAATAATGCTGGGATTATTCGTAGAGAACTAGCAGAAAATTTTACCGATAAAGATTGGGATGATGTCGTAAACGTTAACTTGAATGCGGTTTTTCGTTTGTCGAGAGATTTTGGTAAACATATGATTGGAAACGGTTTCGGCCGAATTGTGAATGTGGCGTCAATGCTCTCCTTTCAGGGGGGATTAAAAGTCCCGTCGTATTCTGCTACAAAACATGGCGTGGCTGGTTTAACAAAATCATTTGCTAATGAGTGGGGAAGTAAAGGTATTAATGTGAATGCCATTGCTCCTGGATATATGGTCACGGATAATACTGCGCCACTGAGAGCTGATAAAGGTCGTTCTGATTATATTACGTCTCGCATTCCAAAAGGCGAATGGGGAACACCAGAAGATTTAAAAGGACCCGTTGTATTTCTAGCTTCTGAAGCAGGTAGTTACGTTAATGGGCATATTTTATGTGTGGATGGAGGATGGATGAGCTCATAA
- a CDS encoding response regulator transcription factor, with protein MWKVVIVDDDDKVLRGMRNIIPWEELSCEWVGEARNGEEGHRVIMDLEPDLVITDIYMPVMNGLEMIEQVRASGLETRVIILSGYNEFEYARQAMRLNIDDYLSKPASPDTIKDVLSTCVASLQKEAVKQMEVSELRERVALYEPLVEKEWVKSVITGTTTHLTNLPLTLDQLTRRWSQQQHVIMTISYDQSLEKTPLFKSDWYLFRFITENVIKDTVNKYIDDSHYIELHSHQTALCLHFNPNKDKVNDQLLSDIKHDIVTKLQTYFKLKVQVGIGCFKGEWFDMASSLKEALMDTDQEVHETTCLYDEFVSNEEALMNSKSLWSDSIEHTHRLSEAIRYADKASAQHVINTTYFYYKDHPFHLSEAMRAGIEMWTIMTYSLYDIGIKIDEMFPETFNFHSGLTKLSHWKAFKHYMNDLISHICDHQQWEENLKHRQLIEQMLDYIHKNLSKNITLQDIADELYISRNYLGQIFKKVVGESFKNYLTRVRMEKAKKMIQEGEYLIYEISEKVGFINPAYFTTTFKKYTGYTPTELINRKLLAAHEPTAQDA; from the coding sequence ATGTGGAAAGTCGTGATTGTTGACGATGATGATAAAGTATTACGAGGTATGCGAAACATTATTCCTTGGGAAGAGTTGTCCTGTGAATGGGTTGGAGAAGCGAGAAATGGTGAAGAAGGGCATCGTGTAATAATGGATTTAGAACCAGATTTAGTCATTACAGATATTTATATGCCTGTTATGAATGGTCTTGAGATGATTGAGCAGGTGCGAGCATCAGGATTGGAAACACGGGTGATTATATTAAGCGGCTACAATGAATTTGAGTATGCTAGACAAGCGATGCGATTAAACATTGATGACTATCTATCAAAACCGGCTTCACCAGATACAATTAAAGATGTACTTTCCACATGTGTTGCCAGTCTGCAAAAGGAGGCTGTTAAGCAAATGGAAGTGAGTGAGCTGAGAGAAAGAGTAGCGCTTTATGAACCATTAGTGGAAAAGGAATGGGTAAAGTCGGTCATAACAGGAACGACGACTCATTTAACTAATTTGCCGCTCACTCTCGATCAATTAACCCGTCGATGGTCTCAGCAACAACATGTCATTATGACGATTAGTTACGATCAATCATTAGAGAAAACGCCTCTCTTCAAAAGTGATTGGTACTTATTTAGATTTATTACGGAAAATGTGATTAAAGATACTGTTAATAAATATATTGATGATAGTCATTATATTGAACTGCATAGTCATCAAACAGCATTATGTCTTCATTTTAATCCCAATAAAGATAAAGTAAATGACCAACTACTTAGTGATATTAAACACGACATTGTAACGAAATTACAGACGTATTTTAAATTGAAAGTACAAGTTGGTATCGGTTGTTTTAAAGGGGAATGGTTTGATATGGCTAGTTCGTTGAAGGAAGCTTTGATGGATACAGATCAGGAAGTTCATGAGACAACATGCCTTTATGACGAATTCGTATCTAATGAAGAGGCCCTTATGAATTCAAAAAGTCTATGGTCAGATTCAATAGAACATACACACCGATTATCGGAAGCTATCCGCTATGCTGATAAAGCGAGTGCTCAACATGTTATTAATACCACCTATTTTTATTATAAAGACCACCCCTTTCATCTGTCAGAAGCCATGAGAGCAGGTATCGAAATGTGGACAATTATGACGTATTCTCTCTACGATATTGGAATTAAAATTGATGAAATGTTTCCAGAAACATTTAATTTTCATTCAGGCTTAACAAAGCTCTCTCATTGGAAAGCTTTTAAACATTATATGAATGACCTCATAAGTCATATTTGTGATCATCAGCAATGGGAGGAGAATCTAAAGCATCGTCAACTAATTGAACAGATGCTAGATTATATCCATAAAAATCTCAGCAAAAATATTACGTTACAAGATATAGCTGATGAATTGTATATTTCTCGTAACTATCTCGGCCAAATTTTTAAGAAAGTGGTGGGAGAATCATTTAAAAATTATTTAACGAGAGTGCGTATGGAAAAAGCTAAAAAAATGATTCAAGAGGGTGAATATTTGATCTATGAAATTTCGGAAAAAGTAGGGTTTATAAACCCTGCTTACTTTACAACAACGTTTAAAAAATATACGGGTTACACACCCACTGAACTTATCAATCGAAAATTACTTGCAGCTCATGAACCAACAGCTCAGGATGCTTAA
- a CDS encoding sensor histidine kinase — MLMFRKYRIHSIFFASFFVFTVSILIVIILFSYHYSSAQIIDTTTEYQKNNLYRLSEELGDNLKSFQDYSVILSRQHNFRQVISGRQSVREQASGRTSLTNDFSNVIYSVQALHTVEIFMPSPPVDNIQFPVRYSELESIYEKEWFEELENSAYSWLGHREVETMAGSAEVISLGRKINTSSGELSAVMIINLDPLIVESWLRKEHEDSHIVLLDHMGKIVASTYKEEIGGTDYDGLINSSQESFFDSPSQSQRELENSLVVTSSIPSVNWTVMQMTPYEELTEGSMNMAKKLVLIGIIGVLIVLIVTSFLTKKFTYPILQLANVMKSYRLTQTKVSLPQDYRNEFGELFDGFEELTNNMENLYKSLDDQHHRQRKAEIKALQANINPHFLYNTLDQLNWMAIEKGNIDISRMLELLGKMLRIGLSKGDSIISVRDELKYLEYYMDLQKIQLEDRLSYDIRVSDNVLNYYIPKLTLQPFVENAIIHGFRDRRQGIITIDIKENAQNLNFCVIDNGMGFSESPFLTNSQHLGGYGIKNVTERLNVYFGDKADVHIDSEEGRTTVALIIPKVSDKSHLSA, encoded by the coding sequence ATGCTTATGTTTAGAAAATATCGTATTCATAGTATTTTCTTTGCAAGCTTTTTTGTTTTTACGGTTTCTATTTTAATTGTTATTATTCTCTTCAGCTATCACTACTCATCAGCACAAATTATTGATACAACCACTGAGTATCAAAAAAATAATCTCTACCGCTTAAGTGAAGAATTAGGGGATAATTTAAAATCTTTTCAAGATTACTCTGTTATTTTGTCACGACAGCATAATTTTAGACAGGTCATTAGCGGACGGCAATCGGTAAGGGAACAAGCCAGTGGTCGGACATCGTTAACGAATGATTTTTCTAACGTAATCTATAGTGTTCAAGCGTTGCATACTGTGGAAATTTTTATGCCTTCCCCACCGGTGGATAACATTCAATTTCCAGTTAGATATTCAGAACTTGAATCAATTTATGAGAAGGAATGGTTTGAAGAGTTAGAGAATAGTGCTTATTCTTGGCTAGGACATCGAGAAGTTGAGACGATGGCAGGATCTGCTGAAGTCATCAGCTTAGGGAGAAAAATTAATACGTCAAGCGGTGAACTGTCTGCTGTTATGATTATTAACCTTGATCCGTTAATTGTTGAAAGTTGGCTTAGGAAGGAGCATGAAGATTCACATATTGTTCTGCTTGATCATATGGGTAAAATTGTCGCATCCACTTATAAGGAAGAAATTGGTGGAACTGACTATGATGGATTAATAAACAGTTCTCAGGAGTCGTTTTTCGATTCGCCGTCACAGAGTCAGCGAGAATTAGAAAATAGTCTTGTTGTAACAAGCTCCATCCCCTCTGTTAATTGGACGGTAATGCAAATGACACCTTATGAGGAATTAACAGAGGGAAGTATGAATATGGCTAAAAAGCTTGTGCTAATTGGAATAATTGGTGTGTTAATTGTTCTTATCGTGACGTCCTTTTTGACAAAAAAATTCACCTACCCAATTTTACAATTAGCTAACGTGATGAAATCTTATCGGTTAACACAAACAAAGGTATCGCTCCCACAAGATTATCGCAATGAATTTGGTGAACTTTTTGATGGGTTTGAGGAGTTGACAAACAATATGGAGAATCTTTATAAATCTCTTGATGATCAGCATCATCGGCAAAGAAAAGCAGAAATTAAAGCGTTGCAAGCGAATATTAACCCACACTTTTTATATAATACGCTTGATCAGTTGAATTGGATGGCAATTGAAAAAGGGAATATCGATATTAGCCGTATGCTTGAATTACTTGGAAAGATGCTTAGAATCGGATTGTCCAAAGGTGATAGCATTATATCTGTTAGAGATGAGTTGAAGTACTTAGAATATTATATGGACCTGCAAAAAATACAGTTAGAAGATAGGTTATCCTATGACATTAGAGTAAGTGACAATGTGTTAAATTATTATATTCCAAAACTCACGTTGCAACCATTTGTGGAAAATGCGATTATTCACGGTTTCCGTGACAGAAGACAGGGTATCATTACGATTGATATAAAAGAAAATGCACAGAACTTAAACTTTTGTGTGATAGATAATGGCATGGGTTTTTCAGAATCTCCGTTTTTAACGAACAGTCAACATCTTGGCGGATATGGGATTAAAAATGTGACGGAACGTTTAAATGTTTATTTTGGAGATAAGGCAGATGTTCATATTGATAGTGAGGAAGGTAGAACTACTGTCGCGCTTATAATTCCAAAAGTTAGTGATAAATCTCATTTGTCAGCTTAA
- a CDS encoding DUF624 domain-containing protein, protein MRKFSSMFYTLFETLMNLAIWNTIWLAHTILGLGIFGWAPATAALFSVLRKEKLDQREVPKWRTFFIIYKREFIKTNIIGFLVVGGGVAFLFSFNTLLYMEYGIRILFGTLLVILFIMYFLTSLYIFPVSVHYNTSLMNHIRFALMIGLAYLPHSLLIGITIILIGMIYQIFPGLIMFYLMSFPVAVILPIVLHVFKLIEEKEVLQESM, encoded by the coding sequence GTGAGGAAATTTTCCAGTATGTTTTATACCCTTTTCGAAACATTAATGAATTTAGCTATATGGAATACGATCTGGTTGGCTCACACTATACTTGGATTAGGCATTTTTGGATGGGCGCCTGCAACTGCTGCGTTATTTTCTGTGTTACGTAAAGAGAAGTTGGACCAGCGAGAGGTCCCGAAGTGGCGGACTTTTTTTATTATCTATAAACGAGAATTTATTAAAACAAATATTATTGGCTTTTTAGTTGTAGGAGGTGGGGTCGCTTTTTTATTCAGCTTTAATACCCTTCTTTATATGGAATATGGGATTAGAATACTATTTGGGACGCTATTAGTTATCCTCTTTATCATGTATTTTCTCACGTCACTTTATATATTTCCAGTATCCGTTCATTATAATACGTCCCTTATGAATCATATTCGTTTTGCGCTTATGATCGGACTCGCTTATTTACCCCATTCATTGTTGATTGGGATTACTATCATATTAATCGGGATGATTTATCAAATTTTCCCCGGTCTTATTATGTTCTATTTAATGAGTTTTCCTGTAGCGGTAATTTTACCTATCGTTTTACACGTCTTTAAATTAATTGAAGAAAAAGAAGTCTTACAAGAAAGTATGTAA
- a CDS encoding glycoside hydrolase family 88 protein, producing the protein MPPLQFDEQAVTEIIDKVVERTFNMDFPWDWPGGVAFYGVTEAYEVTGKTDYMERIKAWIDEELEDGLPPLTVNASSIGHLLLSLYTYTEDTTYLDIATQMAEYLLNDAERFDDDVLQHTVNGDKYTFPEQAWVDTMFMAGYFLLRIGRLLGRDDFFEFGLKQYHGHEKFLQDDETDLYYHGWDNIAGNHMSGVFWARGNSWAAITMARAIELVEVQHPSYMIIDGSLRDLQSALVRLQLDSGLWSTVLTDPDSYEELSGSCGIAASLLVRGKLYNKHIQKAITGILNQIKEDGSVMNVSAGTAVMNDTQGYKDVPAKRVQGWGQGLALVFLSSLLKRRNIS; encoded by the coding sequence TTGCCGCCATTACAGTTTGATGAACAAGCAGTGACAGAGATCATTGATAAAGTGGTAGAACGAACATTTAATATGGATTTCCCATGGGACTGGCCGGGAGGTGTTGCGTTTTATGGTGTGACTGAGGCTTATGAAGTAACAGGAAAAACAGACTATATGGAGAGAATTAAAGCATGGATCGATGAGGAGCTTGAAGATGGCTTACCACCTTTAACAGTAAATGCTTCGTCCATAGGTCACCTTTTACTATCATTGTATACGTATACAGAGGACACAACGTATTTAGATATCGCCACACAGATGGCAGAGTACTTGTTAAATGATGCCGAACGTTTTGACGATGATGTGCTGCAGCATACGGTGAATGGTGATAAATATACGTTTCCTGAGCAAGCATGGGTAGACACGATGTTTATGGCCGGATACTTTCTGTTGAGAATTGGAAGGTTGCTTGGCCGAGATGACTTCTTTGAATTCGGACTAAAGCAATACCATGGCCACGAAAAATTTTTACAAGATGATGAAACAGACTTATATTATCATGGGTGGGATAATATTGCGGGCAATCATATGTCAGGTGTTTTTTGGGCTAGAGGGAATAGTTGGGCTGCTATTACGATGGCAAGGGCGATAGAATTAGTTGAAGTTCAACACCCATCATACATGATTATTGATGGCTCGCTTCGAGATCTGCAAAGTGCTCTAGTTCGTTTGCAATTAGATTCCGGCTTATGGTCAACGGTTCTTACAGATCCTGATTCTTACGAAGAATTGTCAGGCTCATGTGGGATTGCCGCTTCTTTACTTGTCAGAGGTAAGCTTTACAATAAACATATTCAAAAAGCGATTACCGGTATTTTAAATCAAATCAAAGAAGATGGGTCTGTCATGAATGTATCAGCAGGAACAGCAGTTATGAATGATACACAGGGTTATAAAGATGTTCCAGCGAAACGAGTCCAAGGTTGGGGACAAGGTTTAGCTTTAGTGTTTTTATCCTCTTTGTTAAAGCGGCGTAATATTTCGTAA
- a CDS encoding carbohydrate ABC transporter permease, with translation MKKKRTLSDIVYYTFVILFGFVMIYPILWMVMSSLKPETEIFGNAASLLPGEWRWGNYSRGWEGFGRTGFDVYFRNSAIVTGLVVVGTVCSASLVAYGFARINFKFKAVLFACLMATVMLPVQITLIPQYILFHNVGWVNTFYPLVVPAFLGGQPFFIFLLIQFIRGIPRELDEAAIIDGCNKFGVFYRIILPLLKPALVTVVIFAFMWTWDDFLAPLIYLNSANLHTVTLGLRNFMDADGGTNWGPLLAMSSLSLFPQFILFAFFQKYLVQGIATTGLK, from the coding sequence GTGAAAAAGAAACGAACCCTCTCAGATATTGTGTATTATACGTTTGTTATTTTATTTGGATTTGTCATGATCTATCCGATCCTTTGGATGGTCATGAGTTCATTAAAGCCTGAAACAGAAATTTTCGGAAATGCAGCCTCTCTTCTTCCAGGAGAATGGCGATGGGGAAATTATAGCCGTGGCTGGGAAGGTTTTGGACGTACAGGATTTGATGTTTATTTTAGAAATTCAGCGATTGTAACAGGACTCGTTGTTGTCGGAACGGTGTGTTCTGCTAGTTTAGTTGCTTACGGGTTTGCAAGAATTAATTTTAAATTCAAAGCAGTACTGTTTGCATGTTTAATGGCTACGGTCATGCTCCCTGTGCAGATTACACTTATTCCTCAATATATTTTATTCCATAACGTAGGGTGGGTAAATACGTTTTATCCCCTCGTCGTTCCAGCCTTTTTAGGCGGACAGCCGTTCTTTATTTTCTTGTTGATTCAATTTATAAGAGGGATTCCAAGAGAGTTAGATGAAGCGGCAATTATAGATGGGTGTAATAAATTTGGTGTCTTTTATCGTATTATTTTGCCATTATTAAAACCGGCTTTGGTGACGGTGGTCATCTTCGCATTTATGTGGACATGGGATGATTTTTTAGCACCTTTAATTTATCTAAATAGTGCTAATTTGCATACCGTAACGCTAGGATTGCGCAACTTTATGGATGCAGATGGAGGGACGAATTGGGGCCCGTTGTTAGCGATGTCTTCGTTGTCATTATTCCCTCAGTTTATCTTATTTGCTTTCTTTCAAAAATATTTAGTACAAGGAATTGCGACGACAGGATTGAAATAA
- a CDS encoding sugar ABC transporter permease: MTSPKLPSPDAERRKMERKKALKESLTGYAIISPWLIGFFFLILGPIVASFYLSFTDYDLLSSPNWIGFDNYINILTNDPRFRQSLTVTLIFVFVSTPLKLIFALALAMLFNTGRKGTGFFTTIYYIPSIIGGSVAIAVVWRIIFGRNGAINDILTTLGLEGMNWIGNPDTALTVLILLVVWQFGSPMIIFLAGLRQIPAELYEAASVDGANRLQTFLKITIPMLTPVIFFNLIMQTIGGFMIFTQAYLITQGGPMDSTLFYALYLYETAFEYLRMGYASAMAWILLLIIAAITVLLFKSSSRWVFYESEGGR, translated from the coding sequence ATGACTAGCCCTAAGCTTCCTTCTCCTGATGCAGAGCGTAGAAAGATGGAAAGGAAAAAGGCGTTAAAGGAAAGCTTAACAGGTTATGCGATTATATCGCCGTGGTTAATAGGATTTTTCTTTTTAATACTAGGGCCGATTGTAGCTTCGTTTTATTTATCTTTCACTGATTATGATTTACTATCAAGTCCAAATTGGATTGGGTTTGATAACTATATTAACATTTTAACGAATGACCCTAGATTTAGACAGTCATTAACGGTGACCCTTATTTTTGTGTTTGTGTCCACGCCGCTAAAGCTTATTTTTGCCTTGGCATTAGCGATGCTCTTTAACACAGGCAGAAAAGGAACAGGCTTTTTTACAACGATTTACTACATTCCTTCTATTATCGGAGGAAGTGTCGCTATTGCAGTTGTATGGCGAATTATTTTTGGTCGAAATGGGGCAATCAACGACATATTGACGACGCTCGGTTTAGAAGGGATGAATTGGATAGGGAATCCAGATACCGCTTTGACAGTACTCATTCTCCTTGTTGTTTGGCAGTTTGGTTCCCCGATGATTATCTTTTTGGCTGGGTTAAGGCAAATACCAGCAGAATTATATGAAGCGGCGAGTGTGGATGGGGCCAACAGATTACAAACATTTTTAAAAATTACGATCCCGATGTTGACACCAGTTATTTTCTTTAATTTAATCATGCAGACAATTGGTGGGTTCATGATTTTTACACAGGCTTATTTAATTACTCAGGGTGGCCCGATGGATTCCACGCTTTTCTATGCACTTTATTTGTATGAAACGGCTTTTGAGTATTTAAGAATGGGATATGCATCAGCAATGGCCTGGATACTTTTACTTATTATTGCTGCGATTACAGTGTTATTGTTCAAGTCGTCAAGTCGTTGGGTGTTTTATGAGTCGGAAGGAGGGCGTTAA